In a single window of the Sorangium aterium genome:
- a CDS encoding FkbM family methyltransferase, translated as MKTFAIELPDQRVVHDRVPDMARTLHLQVQGYFRPRVQSLLTSGEVTVIDVGANIGLFALEVLKRTGGRARIHCFEPIPETFELLRMNLGSSGSERVRLHRAGLGRAAGTATFHYAPRQGAISSMYDMMASDDKQATLAAIYDERIREKHHADLPAYMKHLPRAVNSVLIDCHAWWMRRGMRRVECELATLSELIEREQIGQIDLLKIDAEKAEIDVLEGIRPDDWGRIRAVVLELHDFGGRGERVRRMLRDHGFEVETDQICPEDVIITVAGYR; from the coding sequence ATGAAGACGTTCGCAATCGAGTTGCCAGACCAGAGGGTCGTTCACGATCGCGTCCCCGACATGGCGAGGACGCTGCATCTCCAGGTGCAGGGCTACTTCCGGCCCCGCGTGCAGAGCCTCCTGACCAGCGGAGAGGTGACCGTGATCGACGTCGGCGCGAACATCGGTCTCTTCGCGCTCGAGGTGCTGAAGCGCACAGGCGGGCGAGCGCGGATCCACTGCTTCGAGCCGATCCCCGAGACCTTCGAGCTCCTCCGGATGAACCTGGGATCGTCCGGCTCGGAGCGCGTGCGCCTGCACCGCGCGGGCCTGGGTCGGGCCGCGGGCACGGCGACGTTCCACTACGCTCCACGCCAGGGCGCCATCTCGAGCATGTACGACATGATGGCGAGCGACGACAAACAGGCCACGCTCGCGGCCATCTACGACGAGCGGATCCGGGAGAAGCACCACGCGGATCTGCCGGCCTATATGAAGCACCTCCCGCGCGCGGTGAACTCGGTGCTCATCGACTGTCATGCCTGGTGGATGAGGCGTGGAATGAGGCGAGTGGAGTGCGAGCTCGCGACGCTGTCCGAGCTCATCGAGCGGGAGCAGATCGGGCAGATCGACCTGCTCAAGATCGACGCCGAGAAGGCCGAGATCGACGTGCTGGAGGGCATTCGCCCCGATGACTGGGGGAGGATCCGGGCCGTCGTCCTCGAGCTGCACGACTTCGGCGGGAGAGGCGAGCGTGTCCGGCGGATGCTGCGCGATCACGGGTTCGAGGTGGAGACCGACCAGATCTGCCCCGAGGACGTGATCATCACCGTGGCGGGGTACCGGTAG
- a CDS encoding non-ribosomal peptide synthetase has translation MSELEQRIKGLSSQELKALVAKLKGQRPSGGGAAAGPQRSGTRSRFPLSFAQQRLWFLYRYAPDSPAYNLQGAARLRGSLDVAALERALSLLVERHEILRTRFGEDAEEAYQEVLPPSGVAVAVTDLSAVDPAARERELALQCAEIAQAPFVLERGDLLRTALFRLAAEEHVLLMATHHIASDHWSWGVLLRDLGALYNELVAGRAPRLAELPVRYGDHAVWQRSQWSQERLQRALAYWKERLRGAPALLELPLDRPRPASQAHRGAKASLTLSPRLGAAVKALCQREGVTLFMALLAAYQVLLCRVTQKLDVVVGSPVAGRTRREIEPLAGMFVNNLALRADLSDNPSFVELLRRTKRDVLDAFAHDDLPFELLVEALQPERSTSHAALFQTLFILQTAAADLPAFTGLTVEPVEVPVTTSKFDWTVEAWDRPQGLRLDLEYDTDLFRSDTAERMLRSYEALLRAAAARPDTRVLHLPVVHEADALHLDQWNRTERPFPEELCVHELFERQAQRHPERVALAFGEGEITYGELDRASARLARRLRAMGVGPDVPVAICMDRSIDLVIGLLAILRSGGAYVPLDPALPGERIAYILRDVGAAVLLTQRALRRPLAGEPQRTAFFEDLTEDSGLAEEPLAAPPCSRNLAYVIYTSGSTGHPKGVQVEHRSVVNFLEAMRERPGLDAGDVLLSVTTASFDISVLELFLPLSVGGRTVLVSAAEARDGTALLRALERSGATVMQATPSTWRLLLAAGWTGSPRLRALAGGEALPPDLAREIGARAGCLWNLYGPTETTVWSAAARVDDPDTITLGSPIANTRIYLLDERRERLPIGVAGELYIGGAGLARGYHGRPDLTRERFVDDPFSPAPGARMYRTGDLARITHDGRLEFLGRIDHQVKIRGFRIELGEIEATVARHPGVGECVCAAHRDAVGEAVLVAYYVPAAGPVSPEALRAHARAFLPEAMLPARFVELPRMPQTPNGKIDRKALPGLDALERPPARDRQEPATEMERLVAAVWEELLGRAPGRTDHFFELGGHSLLAMRAVSRIRERAGVEVPLRWLFDTPSLADLARRIEQLARPSTRPALRRRDPGGVIPLSYAQTRLWFLDRLAPGTGAYNVGGAAEIAGPLCVRSLERAIHAVIERHEALRTVFRVVDGAPVQIVQPSAQLDFEEVDHRALARDAREATALARLRRMAGRPFDLARGPLVRAELAQLDDERYLFAFAMHHIVTDGWSHEIFVRELAAAYEAISAGERPRWEPLPVQHGDHAVHERQRWDEAARSEEIAFWKAELAGAGQTLDLPTDHPRPAEKRYQGARHHFRFSRALTEAVEDLGRERGVTPFMVLMAGFLALLHRLSGQADLLVGTPIAGRDHPELEGVIGCFVNTLVFRGDLGDDPAFSALLARVRGAAVRVFAHADIPFERLVNAVRPERDLGRTPLFQVMFAFQPKVPAPVSLGRARVTPIDLDPGTSQYDITLSMQRDGATLSGHIEYDTALFREATIARHAELLQRLLTEAAREPEARVSALLRGEALGPATAAAARRGLSAPALPFVRSDLAGEPPRLVRRARRVDAGLLRGLEARAALLGVAPGAAVAAAFAQAVAAWSTSPLAVVVGAPGEPQNGLLSVSIGAGSGQIEVSRGVKAPFVDLARAFDEAMARAAPGTRAPDEAVRHPGATAVRLRVCAPFRPEGGGQGTQAPCIEHEIQQDDEGFVLSFGSADDLFPEGLAADLLEAYAALLSRLSRDGAPWTRAATIKLPERQRAVRAGVNSTTREVSSDLLHSGFMRQAALNPAAPAIISPEGTLTYGELDRKSSALARRLRALGARPNALVAVAAAKGWAQIVAILAALKSGAAYLPVDPEWPIERIRAVLDQGEAEIVLTQERLASSLAWPEALRLIAVDDDSASASEDDSPVAAVQGPDDLAYVLFTSGSTGKPKGVALDHRGPLNTIVEINERFQVSSSDRALALSAVHFDLSVYDVFGLLGAGGALVIPSPEAARDPAHWRHLIETHRVTVWNSVPALMQMFVEHLGGAPPACPSLRWVILSGDWIPVPLPDRIRRACPGARVIGAGGPTETSIWSIFYPVGEVDSTWRSIPYGKPLPNQRVHVLDERMHPCPDWVVGRMYVGGICLARGYYRDPAQTAERFLEHPETGERLYWTGDLGRFLPDGNIEFIGREDFQVKIQGNRIELGEIEAALAQHPEVEQAVVCVESTPSGARRLVACYVAAQGAALEPRALEEVVAARLPQYMVPSAWVALERMPLTANGKVDRSALLELAHRHHQGASAAYRAPSSEAERRMAALWAGVLKLDRVGVDDNFFALGGDSLLGIALVERAREAGLDVTPRQLFQHQTIARLSAACASLERAAVDVEPENGERPLTVLQRWYLEEAPGRTRPARWNVNLLLEAVAPLDLDRLARASLVLVNHHEALRARFERTPSGFRQVIDAPWTEAPFACVDLSGIPEDRRGTEIERHCDRMQDEYELERGRLFRIVFFRWDEQGRGRLWLNAHHLVVDWMSMMIAALDLQSIYDQLATTATPRLPPAGASAGRWTRALERWVSEEILPNERAYWLSLPWNEIDPLPADHPATRHLCTVESVRDHWASLSEQESQVILRDLPARFGVSTEHALIAAVLRGVTAWTGRDWQDIMVLNSGRDLMPHRPELDASRTVGWLSAERVLVLRRSSQREPLAALLDTSRQLDRIPNGGHGYNLLKYLGGDAGLSAELGRLRKRPGILFNYQGRVEPPAQGSILRVASESTGYDEAATNLRFNLFECHVLVRGGALTFRWRYSANVHAPATAQRVAGDVIDDLQAIARACG, from the coding sequence GTGAGCGAGCTAGAGCAGCGGATCAAAGGCCTGTCGTCCCAGGAGCTCAAGGCGCTCGTCGCGAAGCTGAAGGGACAACGTCCGTCCGGCGGCGGCGCGGCGGCGGGGCCGCAGCGGAGCGGGACGCGGTCGAGGTTCCCCCTGTCGTTCGCGCAGCAGCGGCTCTGGTTCCTGTACCGGTACGCGCCCGACAGCCCTGCATACAACCTCCAGGGGGCCGCGCGGCTCCGGGGCTCGCTCGACGTGGCCGCGCTCGAGCGGGCCCTCTCGCTCCTCGTGGAGCGGCACGAGATCTTGCGGACGCGCTTCGGCGAGGACGCCGAGGAGGCCTACCAGGAGGTGCTGCCGCCGTCCGGCGTCGCCGTGGCGGTCACGGACCTCTCCGCGGTGGATCCGGCGGCCCGCGAGCGCGAGCTCGCCCTCCAGTGCGCAGAGATCGCCCAGGCGCCCTTCGTCCTGGAGCGAGGCGACCTCCTCCGGACAGCGCTCTTTCGCCTGGCCGCAGAGGAGCACGTCCTGCTCATGGCGACTCACCACATCGCCAGCGATCACTGGAGCTGGGGCGTGCTGCTCCGGGACCTCGGCGCGCTCTACAATGAGCTCGTCGCGGGGCGCGCCCCGCGGCTGGCCGAGCTGCCCGTCCGGTACGGCGATCACGCCGTCTGGCAGCGGAGCCAGTGGAGCCAGGAGCGCCTTCAACGGGCGCTCGCGTACTGGAAGGAGCGGCTGCGCGGCGCGCCGGCGCTCCTCGAGCTCCCGCTGGACCGTCCGCGCCCGGCCTCGCAGGCGCACCGGGGGGCGAAGGCGTCGCTCACGCTGTCACCCCGGCTCGGCGCGGCGGTGAAGGCGCTGTGCCAGCGGGAGGGCGTCACCCTCTTCATGGCGCTCCTCGCCGCGTACCAGGTCCTCCTCTGTCGCGTCACGCAGAAGCTCGACGTCGTGGTCGGGTCGCCCGTCGCCGGGCGGACGCGGCGAGAGATCGAGCCGCTCGCCGGGATGTTCGTCAACAACCTCGCGCTCCGCGCCGACCTCTCGGACAACCCCAGCTTCGTCGAGCTGCTCCGCCGCACGAAGCGCGACGTGCTCGACGCCTTCGCGCACGACGATCTGCCGTTCGAGCTGCTCGTGGAGGCGCTGCAACCCGAGCGGAGCACGTCCCACGCGGCGCTGTTCCAGACCCTCTTCATCCTGCAGACCGCTGCCGCCGATCTGCCGGCCTTCACCGGGCTCACGGTCGAGCCGGTCGAGGTGCCGGTGACGACGTCGAAGTTCGACTGGACCGTCGAGGCCTGGGACCGCCCGCAGGGCCTCCGGCTCGATCTGGAGTACGACACCGACCTGTTCCGCAGCGATACGGCGGAGCGGATGCTCAGGAGCTATGAGGCGCTCCTGCGCGCGGCGGCGGCGCGCCCCGACACGCGCGTGCTCCACCTGCCGGTCGTGCACGAGGCCGACGCGCTGCACCTCGATCAATGGAACCGGACAGAGCGACCTTTTCCCGAGGAGCTCTGCGTCCACGAGCTCTTCGAGCGGCAGGCGCAGCGCCATCCGGAGCGCGTCGCGCTCGCGTTCGGCGAGGGCGAGATCACGTACGGAGAGCTCGACCGCGCCTCGGCCCGCCTCGCGCGCCGGCTGCGCGCGATGGGCGTCGGTCCGGACGTCCCGGTGGCGATCTGCATGGACCGATCGATCGATCTCGTCATCGGGCTGCTCGCGATCCTGAGATCGGGCGGCGCCTACGTACCCCTGGATCCCGCGCTGCCGGGCGAGCGCATCGCCTATATCCTGCGCGACGTCGGGGCCGCCGTCCTGCTCACGCAGCGCGCGCTGCGACGCCCGCTCGCCGGCGAGCCGCAGCGGACGGCGTTCTTCGAGGATCTCACCGAGGATTCCGGCCTGGCCGAGGAGCCGCTCGCGGCGCCGCCCTGCAGCCGGAACCTCGCCTACGTCATCTATACGTCGGGCTCGACCGGGCACCCGAAAGGCGTGCAGGTCGAGCACCGCAGCGTCGTGAACTTCCTTGAGGCGATGCGGGAAAGGCCCGGCCTCGACGCCGGCGACGTGCTGCTGTCGGTGACCACGGCGTCCTTCGATATCTCCGTCCTGGAGCTGTTTCTGCCGCTGAGCGTCGGCGGGCGGACGGTCCTCGTGTCCGCCGCCGAAGCGCGGGACGGCACAGCGCTCCTGCGCGCGCTGGAGCGCTCGGGGGCGACGGTCATGCAGGCGACGCCGAGCACCTGGCGCCTCCTGCTCGCGGCGGGGTGGACGGGCAGCCCGCGCCTCCGCGCGCTGGCAGGCGGGGAGGCGCTGCCGCCGGACCTCGCCCGGGAGATCGGCGCGCGCGCGGGCTGCCTCTGGAACCTGTATGGCCCGACGGAGACGACCGTGTGGTCCGCCGCGGCGCGCGTCGACGATCCGGACACGATCACCCTGGGATCCCCGATCGCCAACACGCGCATCTACCTCCTGGACGAGCGGCGCGAGCGGCTCCCGATCGGCGTGGCCGGGGAGCTCTACATCGGCGGAGCGGGCCTGGCCCGCGGGTACCACGGCCGGCCTGACCTGACCCGGGAGCGGTTCGTGGACGACCCGTTCTCGCCGGCGCCGGGCGCGCGGATGTACCGCACCGGCGACCTGGCGCGCATCACGCACGACGGGCGGCTCGAGTTCCTCGGCCGGATCGATCATCAGGTGAAGATCCGCGGCTTCCGAATCGAGCTCGGCGAGATCGAGGCGACCGTGGCGCGCCACCCCGGCGTCGGGGAATGCGTCTGCGCGGCGCACCGGGACGCGGTGGGCGAGGCGGTGCTCGTCGCCTATTACGTGCCCGCGGCGGGGCCGGTGAGCCCCGAGGCGCTCCGGGCGCACGCGCGCGCGTTCTTGCCCGAAGCCATGCTGCCGGCGCGCTTCGTCGAGCTGCCCCGGATGCCGCAGACGCCGAACGGCAAGATCGACCGCAAGGCGCTCCCGGGCCTGGACGCGCTGGAGCGCCCGCCGGCGCGCGATCGGCAGGAGCCGGCGACCGAGATGGAGAGGCTCGTGGCCGCCGTCTGGGAAGAGCTCCTCGGGCGCGCGCCGGGCAGGACCGACCATTTCTTCGAGCTCGGGGGCCATTCGCTGCTCGCGATGCGCGCCGTCTCCCGCATCCGCGAGCGCGCCGGCGTGGAGGTGCCGCTCCGGTGGCTGTTCGACACGCCGTCGCTCGCCGATCTGGCGCGGCGGATCGAGCAGCTCGCGCGTCCGTCGACGCGTCCGGCGCTGCGCCGCCGCGACCCGGGCGGGGTGATCCCGCTGTCGTACGCGCAGACGCGGCTCTGGTTCCTGGACCGGCTGGCGCCCGGAACAGGGGCCTACAACGTCGGCGGCGCGGCCGAGATCGCGGGGCCCCTGTGCGTGCGCTCCCTGGAGCGCGCGATCCACGCCGTCATCGAGCGGCACGAGGCCCTCCGCACCGTGTTCCGCGTCGTGGACGGGGCTCCCGTCCAGATCGTCCAGCCATCGGCGCAGCTCGACTTCGAGGAGGTCGATCACCGGGCGCTCGCCCGGGACGCGCGCGAGGCGACGGCGCTCGCGCGGCTGCGGCGGATGGCGGGGCGCCCGTTCGACCTCGCCCGAGGCCCCCTGGTGCGGGCCGAGCTCGCGCAGCTCGACGACGAGCGGTACCTGTTCGCGTTCGCGATGCACCACATCGTGACCGACGGCTGGTCGCACGAGATCTTCGTGCGCGAGCTCGCCGCCGCCTACGAAGCGATCTCGGCGGGCGAGCGCCCGCGCTGGGAGCCGCTCCCGGTCCAGCACGGCGACCACGCGGTCCACGAGCGGCAGCGGTGGGACGAGGCGGCGCGGAGCGAGGAGATCGCCTTCTGGAAGGCCGAGCTCGCGGGGGCCGGCCAGACGCTCGATCTCCCGACGGATCACCCTCGCCCCGCGGAGAAGCGGTACCAGGGGGCGCGGCACCACTTCCGCTTTTCGCGGGCGCTGACCGAGGCCGTCGAGGACCTCGGCCGCGAGCGCGGCGTGACGCCGTTCATGGTCCTGATGGCCGGGTTCCTCGCGCTGCTCCACCGGCTCAGCGGGCAGGCGGATCTCCTCGTCGGGACGCCGATCGCTGGGCGTGATCACCCCGAGCTCGAGGGCGTCATCGGGTGCTTCGTAAACACCCTTGTCTTCCGCGGCGATCTCGGGGACGACCCGGCCTTCAGCGCGCTCCTCGCGCGGGTGCGCGGCGCCGCGGTGCGCGTGTTCGCTCACGCGGACATCCCGTTCGAGCGGCTCGTCAACGCCGTTCGGCCGGAGCGAGATCTCGGCCGGACTCCGCTGTTCCAGGTGATGTTCGCCTTCCAGCCCAAGGTGCCAGCGCCGGTCTCGCTGGGCCGGGCGCGGGTGACGCCGATCGACCTCGATCCCGGCACATCGCAGTACGACATCACCCTGTCGATGCAGCGCGACGGGGCGACCCTGAGCGGTCATATCGAGTACGACACGGCGCTGTTCCGCGAGGCGACGATCGCGCGCCACGCCGAGCTCCTCCAGCGCCTCCTCACCGAGGCGGCGCGCGAGCCCGAGGCGAGGGTCTCGGCGCTCCTCCGCGGCGAGGCGCTCGGACCCGCGACCGCAGCGGCTGCGCGCCGGGGGCTCTCGGCGCCTGCGCTCCCGTTCGTGCGGAGCGACCTCGCGGGGGAGCCTCCTCGGCTCGTCCGCCGCGCCCGGCGCGTCGACGCCGGGCTCCTCCGCGGGCTCGAGGCGCGCGCGGCGCTCCTCGGCGTGGCCCCGGGCGCGGCCGTCGCCGCCGCCTTCGCGCAGGCGGTCGCCGCGTGGAGCACGTCGCCGCTGGCCGTCGTGGTCGGCGCGCCGGGCGAGCCGCAGAACGGATTGCTGTCCGTCTCCATCGGCGCAGGGAGCGGGCAGATCGAGGTGAGCCGCGGCGTCAAGGCGCCGTTCGTCGACCTCGCCCGGGCCTTCGACGAGGCCATGGCGCGCGCCGCGCCCGGGACACGAGCGCCGGACGAAGCCGTGCGTCACCCCGGCGCGACGGCCGTCCGGCTGCGCGTCTGTGCGCCCTTCCGACCCGAGGGAGGAGGACAAGGCACGCAGGCTCCCTGCATCGAGCACGAGATCCAGCAGGACGACGAGGGCTTCGTGCTGAGCTTCGGCTCCGCCGACGATCTGTTCCCTGAAGGCCTCGCGGCGGATCTCCTGGAGGCGTACGCGGCGCTCCTGAGCCGCCTCTCCCGGGACGGCGCGCCCTGGACCAGGGCGGCGACCATCAAGCTCCCTGAGCGGCAGCGGGCCGTCCGCGCCGGCGTCAACAGCACCACCCGTGAGGTCTCGAGCGACCTCCTGCACAGCGGGTTCATGCGGCAAGCGGCGCTGAACCCCGCTGCGCCGGCGATCATCAGCCCCGAGGGGACGCTCACCTACGGGGAGCTCGATCGGAAGAGCAGCGCGCTCGCCCGTCGCCTTCGCGCGCTCGGAGCCCGGCCGAACGCGCTCGTCGCTGTGGCCGCGGCGAAGGGGTGGGCGCAGATCGTGGCGATCCTGGCAGCCCTCAAATCGGGGGCGGCGTACCTGCCCGTCGATCCGGAGTGGCCCATCGAGCGCATCCGCGCGGTCCTGGATCAGGGGGAGGCGGAGATCGTCCTCACGCAGGAGCGTCTGGCCTCCTCGCTGGCCTGGCCCGAGGCCCTGCGCCTGATCGCGGTCGACGACGACAGCGCGTCCGCGTCGGAGGACGACAGCCCGGTCGCGGCGGTCCAGGGGCCGGACGATCTCGCCTATGTGCTGTTCACGTCGGGCTCGACGGGGAAGCCCAAGGGCGTGGCGCTCGACCACCGCGGCCCGCTGAACACGATCGTCGAGATCAACGAGCGCTTCCAGGTCTCCTCATCGGATCGCGCCCTCGCGCTCTCCGCCGTTCACTTCGATCTCTCGGTGTACGACGTGTTCGGCCTGCTCGGCGCGGGAGGCGCCCTGGTCATCCCCTCGCCCGAGGCGGCGCGGGATCCGGCGCACTGGCGGCACCTCATCGAGACCCACCGGGTCACCGTCTGGAACTCGGTGCCCGCGCTGATGCAGATGTTCGTCGAGCACCTCGGCGGCGCTCCTCCGGCGTGCCCCTCGCTGCGCTGGGTCATCCTGAGCGGCGACTGGATCCCCGTGCCGCTGCCCGATCGGATCCGCCGCGCTTGCCCGGGGGCGCGGGTCATCGGCGCGGGGGGGCCGACGGAGACGTCGATCTGGTCGATCTTCTATCCCGTCGGAGAGGTGGATTCGACCTGGAGGAGCATCCCTTACGGCAAGCCCCTCCCGAACCAGCGTGTCCACGTGCTCGACGAGCGCATGCACCCGTGTCCCGACTGGGTCGTCGGCCGCATGTACGTCGGCGGGATCTGCCTCGCCCGCGGCTACTACCGGGATCCTGCGCAGACGGCGGAGCGCTTCCTCGAGCACCCGGAGACGGGCGAGCGGCTCTACTGGACCGGCGATCTCGGGCGATTCCTTCCGGACGGGAACATCGAGTTCATCGGGCGGGAAGACTTCCAGGTGAAGATCCAGGGAAACCGCATCGAGCTCGGGGAGATCGAGGCCGCGCTGGCGCAGCATCCCGAGGTCGAGCAAGCGGTGGTGTGCGTGGAGTCGACCCCGAGCGGGGCCAGGCGCCTCGTGGCCTGCTACGTGGCGGCACAGGGCGCCGCGCTCGAGCCTCGCGCCCTGGAGGAGGTCGTCGCCGCGAGGCTGCCGCAGTACATGGTACCCAGCGCGTGGGTCGCGCTGGAGCGCATGCCGCTGACGGCCAACGGCAAGGTCGATCGGAGCGCGCTCCTCGAGCTCGCTCACCGGCACCACCAGGGGGCCAGCGCGGCTTACCGGGCGCCGTCGTCGGAGGCAGAGCGCCGCATGGCAGCGCTCTGGGCCGGCGTCCTCAAGCTGGATCGGGTGGGCGTGGACGACAATTTCTTCGCGCTCGGAGGGGATTCGCTCCTTGGCATTGCGCTCGTCGAGCGGGCGCGGGAGGCGGGGCTCGATGTCACGCCAAGGCAGCTCTTCCAGCACCAGACGATCGCGCGCCTTTCGGCCGCCTGCGCCTCGCTGGAGCGCGCGGCGGTGGACGTCGAACCAGAGAATGGGGAGCGGCCGCTCACCGTCCTCCAGCGCTGGTATCTGGAGGAGGCCCCCGGGCGCACCCGCCCGGCGCGCTGGAACGTGAACCTGCTGCTGGAGGCCGTGGCGCCGCTCGATCTCGACAGGCTCGCGCGCGCTTCGCTCGTCCTCGTCAACCACCATGAGGCGCTCCGCGCGCGCTTCGAGCGCACCCCGAGCGGCTTTCGCCAGGTGATCGACGCGCCGTGGACCGAGGCGCCGTTCGCCTGCGTCGATCTGTCCGGGATCCCGGAGGATCGGCGCGGGACCGAGATCGAGCGGCATTGCGATCGCATGCAAGACGAATACGAGCTCGAGCGCGGGCGGCTGTTCCGGATCGTGTTTTTCCGGTGGGACGAGCAGGGGAGAGGGCGGTTGTGGCTCAACGCGCACCACCTCGTCGTCGACTGGATGTCGATGATGATCGCCGCGCTCGATCTGCAATCCATCTACGATCAGCTCGCGACGACGGCCACGCCCCGCCTGCCGCCCGCGGGCGCCTCGGCCGGCCGCTGGACGCGCGCGCTCGAGCGGTGGGTGAGCGAGGAGATCCTGCCCAACGAGCGCGCCTACTGGCTCTCGCTGCCCTGGAACGAGATCGATCCCCTCCCAGCGGACCACCCGGCGACCCGCCATCTCTGTACGGTGGAGTCGGTCCGTGATCACTGGGCGTCGCTCTCGGAGCAGGAGTCTCAGGTCATCTTGCGGGACTTGCCGGCGCGCTTCGGGGTGAGCACGGAGCACGCGCTCATCGCCGCGGTCCTCCGCGGCGTGACCGCGTGGACGGGCCGCGATTGGCAGGACATCATGGTCCTCAACTCGGGGCGTGATCTGATGCCCCATCGCCCGGAGCTCGACGCGTCGCGCACGGTGGGGTGGCTGAGCGCCGAGCGGGTGCTCGTGCTCCGGCGCTCGAGCCAGCGAGAGCCGCTCGCGGCGCTGCTCGATACGAGCCGGCAGCTCGATCGCATCCCGAACGGGGGCCACGGCTACAACCTCCTCAAGTACCTGGGCGGCGACGCCGGGCTCAGCGCGGAGCTCGGGCGGCTCCGGAAGCGACCGGGGATCCTTTTCAACTACCAGGGGCGCGTCGAGCCGCCTGCGCAGGGCTCGATCCTCCGCGTGGCGAGCGAGTCCACGGGGTACGACGAGGCGGCGACGAACCTGAGGTTCAACCTGTTCGAGTGCCACGTCCTCGTCCGCGGAGGGGCCCTGACGTTCCGGTGGCGCTACAGCGCGAACGTGCATGCGCCGGCGACCGCGCAGCGGGTCGCCGGTGACGTCATCGACGATCTGCAGGCGATCGCGCGCGCTTGCGGGTGA